The Eurosta solidaginis isolate ZX-2024a chromosome 4, ASM4086904v1, whole genome shotgun sequence genome includes a window with the following:
- the LOC137250083 gene encoding uncharacterized protein encodes MCDKTASDPNSTLFKYIHSEKKDMVKEDAKKRSADGNYFKIPCKQELQEIDEEAQSLQRLLHDLCVQEQHQLDNETPLKSIDVTLLEDIEAPSKMWDSTIVGDTTLQTSPLKMVRLLRPSTILEENCEDQSNSSLGGDDASSHISFQNAQKGSETSATTSF; translated from the exons atgtgtgataaaacagcatccgatcctaacagcacactatttaagtacatacatagcgagaaaaaggatatggttaaagaagatgctaaaaagcgcagcgccgatggaaactattttaaaatcccttgtaaacaag aactacaagaaatagatgaagaagcacaatcactgcaacgtctattgcatgacttatgcgtacaggagcagcatcaattggataatgaaactcctttaaaaagtattgatgtaacactactagaagatattgaagctccatctaaaatgtgggactccacaattgtgggcgataccactttacaaacttcacctttgaaaatggtgagacttctcagaccatctactatactagaggaaaattgcgaagatcagtctaatagttctttgggtggtgatgatgcatcatcacacataagctttcaaaacgctcaaaaaggcagtgaaacttcagcgacaacaagcttttaa